Proteins co-encoded in one Xanthomonas campestris pv. badrii genomic window:
- the nuoH gene encoding NADH-quinone oxidoreductase subunit NuoH codes for MNELLLNVVDPLHQWFLGLGDGGVVLWAVLKILLIAVPVIVAVAFYVVWERKLIGWMHVRHGPMYVGMGIFQAFADVFKLLFKEILQPASSHKAMFVIAPLLTLAPAFAAWSVVPFDAQLVLSNANVGLLYLLAMTSLGVYGIILAGWASNSKYAFLGAMRSAAQVVSYEIAMGFALVGVMIASGSVNLSQIVFAQAGNSGFLDWFLIPLFPLFIVYWVSGVAETNRAPFDVVEGESEIVAGHMVEYSGGAFALFFLAEYANMILVSFLISIFFLGGWLSPIQGWVTADVSPWIDWLWKGGWPWLLMKVFFFASAYIWFRASFPRYRYDQIMRLGWKVFIPLTIVWIAVTALMVFYGVIQKGV; via the coding sequence ATGAACGAATTGCTGTTGAACGTGGTCGACCCCCTGCACCAGTGGTTTCTCGGGCTGGGCGACGGAGGCGTGGTGCTCTGGGCCGTGCTGAAGATCCTGCTGATTGCCGTGCCGGTGATCGTGGCGGTGGCCTTCTACGTGGTGTGGGAGCGCAAGCTGATCGGCTGGATGCATGTGCGCCACGGGCCCATGTACGTGGGCATGGGCATCTTCCAGGCCTTCGCCGACGTCTTCAAGCTGCTGTTCAAGGAAATCCTGCAGCCGGCCAGCTCGCACAAGGCGATGTTCGTCATCGCGCCGCTGCTGACGCTGGCGCCGGCGTTCGCCGCCTGGTCGGTGGTGCCGTTCGATGCGCAGCTGGTGTTGTCCAATGCCAACGTCGGCCTGCTGTATCTGCTGGCGATGACCTCGCTGGGCGTGTACGGCATCATCCTGGCGGGCTGGGCATCCAACTCCAAGTACGCCTTCCTGGGTGCGATGCGCTCGGCCGCGCAGGTGGTCAGCTACGAAATCGCGATGGGCTTTGCGCTGGTCGGCGTGATGATCGCCTCCGGCAGCGTCAACCTCAGCCAGATCGTGTTCGCGCAGGCAGGCAACTCCGGATTCCTCGATTGGTTCCTGATTCCGCTGTTCCCGTTGTTCATCGTGTACTGGGTGTCCGGCGTCGCCGAGACCAACCGCGCGCCGTTCGACGTGGTGGAAGGCGAATCGGAAATCGTCGCCGGCCACATGGTGGAATACTCAGGCGGCGCCTTCGCGCTGTTCTTCCTGGCCGAATACGCCAACATGATCCTGGTCAGCTTCCTGATCTCGATCTTCTTCCTCGGCGGTTGGTTGAGCCCGATCCAGGGCTGGGTCACTGCGGATGTCTCGCCGTGGATCGACTGGCTGTGGAAGGGCGGTTGGCCGTGGCTGCTGATGAAGGTGTTCTTCTTTGCCAGCGCCTACATCTGGTTCCGCGCCAGCTTCCCGCGCTACCGCTACGACCAGATCATGCGTCTGGGCTGGAAGGTGTTCATTCCGCTCACGATCGTGTGGATTGCAGTGACGGCATTGATGGTGTTTTACGGCGTGATCCAGAAGGGCGTGTAA
- the nuoI gene encoding NADH-quinone oxidoreductase subunit NuoI — protein MNKITHYFKSLLLLELLGGLWLTLKYTFKPKYTVLYPMEKFPQSPRFRGLHALRRYPNGEERCIACKLCEAVCPALAITIDSAKREDGTRRTTRYDIDLFKCIFCGFCEESCPVDSIVETHILEYHFEKRGENIVNKPQLLAIGDRLEAEIAERRAADAAFR, from the coding sequence ATGAACAAGATCACCCATTATTTCAAGAGCCTGCTGCTGCTCGAATTGCTCGGCGGTTTGTGGCTGACGTTGAAATACACGTTCAAGCCCAAGTACACCGTGCTGTACCCGATGGAGAAGTTCCCGCAGTCGCCGCGTTTCCGTGGCTTGCACGCCCTGCGTCGTTACCCCAACGGCGAAGAGCGCTGCATCGCCTGCAAGCTGTGCGAAGCGGTCTGCCCGGCACTGGCGATCACCATCGACTCGGCCAAGCGCGAAGACGGCACCCGCCGCACCACGCGCTACGACATCGACCTGTTCAAGTGCATCTTCTGCGGCTTCTGCGAAGAAAGCTGCCCGGTGGACTCGATCGTCGAGACGCACATCCTCGAGTACCACTTCGAGAAGCGTGGCGAGAACATTGTCAACAAGCCGCAGTTGCTGGCGATCGGAGACCGGCTTGAAGCCGAGATCGCCGAGCGTCGCGCTGCCGATGCCGCCTTCCGTTGA
- a CDS encoding NADH-quinone oxidoreductase subunit J, whose translation MMDWVSIAFYAFSAIAVVSAGAVISVRNPVYAVLCLILTFFSMACIWLLVGAEFLGVTLVLVYVGAVMVLFLFVVMMLDIDTSRLREGWVKYMPVGVIVAVAMLAQMVTLIGVKARSTTPFPADNAAAQAADSSNLTWLAKSLYTEFLLPFEFAAVILTVAVVAAVMLTLRKRTGVKMQNASEQSRVKAGDRLRMVKMAVETPVQVAPQPDAVDGQEAKS comes from the coding sequence ATGATGGACTGGGTCTCTATTGCTTTCTACGCCTTCTCCGCCATCGCGGTCGTTTCCGCCGGCGCGGTGATCAGCGTGCGCAACCCGGTGTACGCCGTGTTGTGCCTGATCCTCACCTTCTTCTCGATGGCCTGCATCTGGTTGCTGGTGGGTGCCGAGTTCCTTGGCGTCACGCTGGTGCTGGTCTACGTCGGCGCGGTGATGGTGCTGTTCCTGTTCGTGGTGATGATGCTTGACATCGACACCAGTCGCCTGCGCGAGGGCTGGGTCAAGTACATGCCGGTCGGCGTCATCGTCGCCGTGGCGATGCTGGCGCAGATGGTCACCCTGATCGGCGTGAAGGCGCGCAGCACCACGCCGTTCCCGGCCGACAACGCGGCGGCGCAGGCCGCCGACAGTTCCAACCTGACCTGGCTGGCAAAGAGCCTGTACACCGAGTTCCTGCTGCCGTTCGAATTTGCGGCAGTGATCCTGACCGTGGCGGTGGTGGCGGCGGTGATGCTCACCCTGCGCAAGCGCACCGGCGTCAAGATGCAGAATGCATCCGAGCAATCGCGGGTCAAGGCTGGCGATCGCCTGCGCATGGTCAAAATGGCGGTTGAAACGCCGGTACAGGTCGCGCCGCAACCGGATGCGGTCGACGGACAGGAGGCAAAGTCTTGA
- the nuoK gene encoding NADH-quinone oxidoreductase subunit NuoK has product MITLGHLLGLGAVLFCISLAGIFLNRKNVIVLLMSIELMLLSVNVNFIAFSRELGDTAGQLFVFFILTVAAAEAAIGLAILVTLFRTRRTINVAEVDTLKG; this is encoded by the coding sequence TTGATTACCTTGGGCCACCTGCTTGGACTGGGCGCGGTGCTGTTCTGCATCTCCCTGGCCGGCATCTTCCTCAACCGCAAGAACGTCATCGTGTTGCTGATGTCGATCGAGTTGATGCTGCTGTCGGTCAACGTCAACTTCATTGCGTTTTCGCGCGAGCTTGGCGACACCGCCGGTCAGTTGTTCGTGTTCTTCATCCTGACCGTTGCCGCCGCGGAGGCCGCCATCGGTCTTGCGATCCTGGTGACTCTGTTCCGTACGCGCCGCACGATCAATGTGGCCGAAGTCGACACGTTGAAGGGCTGA